A genomic segment from Sparus aurata chromosome 10, fSpaAur1.1, whole genome shotgun sequence encodes:
- the rpgrip1 gene encoding protein fantom isoform X2, translating to MMSPAVDETAGDLPVRDVGLMRGGLMPTVPDTVRDVKPWKKHHFMKTKADPQRLFRFPREHLEDLCLRLQEENSVLRQHTRTQEQRLRRMSTRLMRLRQARPGSSGVKDRDMEDTIQELEARVAMLESQKGALQNKLSLAKQHIMDLGGRTPYKFSKGKSMEVEGGVRRAAQTAPPRYGPTFEDTRAEMERFRSSVTEQVRVTELELTAQALRDTLRDKEKEIEGTVREIRKQHADRLRINIRENVDLIRLQKQLSEKSTALRVTQERFNNLQEVYENQLEESQRSLKESQEALLEKVGELTEQLKQERQRALTLEGQLNTSTLSLQTLDKLQERISDLEGERDLIKENYDTLLERTLSVQSNHDAPVVRHREVDQRREKHGENISRTDIPRLEERLLAEREERGRLELEKEKLRRERETFEEQREQEREFSGMTREQQEHLEREVFQYKEQVSYLQDRLDSVTKEFDMSVEDLSDTLLQIKAFRMQQESRAELLFLQADGKVEDSPRELVNIQASHAEAVLELQKTRNLLLLEHRISTDLQGELTTLNQKMEREREEVRRRMAEKDKLLSKRALQINTLQAQLKELAYSPRNYKRTIPIQYTWPSVDHEVVEPTEDDLTFSQLRAGESLLEIHLKAATFTPAGLRTMGSLRPGAGRGGDIVTFCTYTLLDFEVHSTPLASGGQPNYSFTSRYALTARDLGRLGGQGSRVRVELHQAVGGVQFVTHGSGQMSLMAAMERRAERMGGRVNITGSEGEIIGVLDFWVRLYHPAEPVDTLVERGADRRTDTHRGPVQVSLGWQDTGHEELHDYGGGIPNELVVMLERCVGLNARWPGILPDAYLTYRLYDLPPHVSQTAQCTADPVFNDTTSYPLAVTADVLHYLRSSSLWVYVYDDSDDQIPPAYLAKTPIPLRALATGREIRGDYVLRDPAGGPRGMVRVMLKWKYPFQPSVDSVLERQDRAMESTEKEERRREEAGATQRPTAKPRMKMQPLESRETKTVQKETKAWPQPPPVKQKSLQNLRPERPTSVATRQSSDRKRSPKRSPDLYQHTPHLTPEPRLTTPSHLPTRKSSERTTSRQSFATLSRKSSASDARIQDIPSVDQVSMDEEEEEDEKIAAADSEAPESSESSSSQSDIIIIPPKRKMRKGNKLRVEILSLTFEPSSDVASDKSVQCVYVEYRLLGVPMETTETPMSLRKPIEGEEIHYNFTRVIYVDGSHSAPLRQYLYTMLEGSDPNQGRLKFTVVSEPMDDDEECVDVGHAFLDLQELLLTGNDVIDQQIDIVSVDEDKEVIGHLKVSLEAAKALTGIYQEFHQKSETKKEDKTSEEEEEEKEDELEEEKKKDPIQMIDYDDGDSDFY from the exons ATGATGTCGCCGGCGGTGGATGAGACAGCTGGGGATCTCCCAGTCAGAGACGTGGGGCTGATGAGAGGGGGACTGATGCCGACTGTCCCAG ATACAGTACGGGATGTGAAGCCATGGAAGAAACATCATTTCATGAAGACAAAAG CGGATCCTCAGCGCCTGTTTCGCTTTCCCAGAGAGCACCTGGAGGACCTGTGCCTCCGACTGCAAGAGGAAAACAGTGTGCTGAGACAACACACCCGTACACAGGAGCAGAGGCTACGCAG GATGTCCACCAGACTGATGCGTCTCCGTCAGGCCCGTCCTGGGTCCAGCGGTGTGAAGGACAGGGACATGGAGGACACCATACAGGAGCTGGAAGCCCGTGTGGCCATGCTGGAGAGTCAGAAAGGGGCACTGCAGAACAAACTCAGCCTGGCCAAGCAGCACATTATGGACCTCGGGGGGCGGACGCCATACAAGTTCAGTAAAG GTAAGAGTATGGAGGTGGAGGGCGGAGTCAGAAGGGCAGCCCAGACTGCCCCACCACGCTACGGCCCTACGTTTGAAGACACCAGGGCGGAGATGGAGAGATT CAGGTCCAGTGTGACGGAGCAGGTGAGGGTTACGGAGCTGGAGCTGACCGCCCAGGCGCTCAGAGACACgctgagagacaaagagaaagagattgaGGGAACAGTGAGAGAGATCAGGAAGCAACACGCGGACCGACTCAG GATAAATATCAGAGAGAACGTTGATCTGATCCGTCTGCAGAAGCAGCTTTCAGAGAAGAGCACCGCCCTGAGAGTCACTCAAGAGAGATTCAACAACCTGCAAGAG GTATATGAGAATCAGCTGGAAGAG AGTCAGAGGTCGCTGAAGGAAAGCCAGGAAGCTCTGCTGGAGAAAGTGGGGGAGCTGACCGAGCAGCTGAagcaggagagacagagagcccTGACGCTGGAGGGACAACTTAACACCTCCACGCTGTCTCTACAGACCCTGGACAAG ctgcaggagaggATATCAGActtggagggagagagggatctGATTAAAGAAAACTATGACACTCTGCTGGAGAG aACTTTATCTGTGCAAAGCAACCATGATGCCCCAGTGGTAAGACACAGAGAAGTGgaccagaggagagagaaacatggTGAAAACATCAGCAGGACAGACATCCCGAGACTGGAGGAGAGGCTTCtagcagagagggaggagagagggaggctggagctggagaaggagaaactgagacgagagagggagacgtttgaggagcagagggagcaaGAGAGAG AGTTTTCTGGGATGACAAGAGAACAACAAGAGCATCTGGAACGGGAGGTTTTCCAGTACAAAGAGCAGGTTTCCTATCTGCAGGACAGACTGGACTCTGTCACCAAG GAGTTTGACATGAGCGTAGAGGATCTTAGTGACACTCTTCTGCAGATCAAG GCGTTTAGGATGCAGCAGGAGAGCAGGGCGGAACTGCTTTTCCTGCAGGCTGATGGGAAGGTGGAGGATTCACCACGCGAGCTGGTCAACATCCAAGCGTCGCATGCTGAGGCCGTGCTGGAGTTACAGAAAACCAGAAACCTTCTACTGCTGGAGCACCGCATCAGCACTGACCTGcag GGAGAGTTGACCACCCTCAACcagaagatggagagagagagggaagaggtcaggaggaggatggcagaaaaagacaaactttTATCAAAAAGAGCTCTTCAGATCAACACTTTACAAG CTCAGTTGAAAGAGTTAGCATACAGCCCAAGGAACTACAAGCGGACCATACCAATACAGTACACGTGGCCTTCTGTAGACCACGAGGTGGTAGAGCCCACTGAAGATGACTTGACATTCTCTCAGCTCAGGGCTGGGGAGTCACTGCTGGAGATCCACCTCAAG GCTGCCACCTTCACCCCAGCAGGGCTCCGCACCATGGGCAGCCTCCGTCCGGGGGCGGGCAGGGGTGGAGACATTGTGACCTTCTGCACCTACACCCTCTTGGACTTCGAGGTGCACTCCACTCCTCTGGCCTCGGGTGGCCAACCCAACTACAGCTTCACGTCCCGCTATGCACTAACAGCCCGAGATCTGGGCAGGCTGGGAGGTCAGGGGTCAAGGGTCAGAGTTGAGCTCCACCAGGCAGTTGGAGGGGTGCAGTTTGTGACACACGGAAGCGGGCAGATGTCCCTCATGGCTGCCATGGAAAGGAGAGCGGAGCGCATGGGTGGACGTGTGAATATCACCG GCTCCGAGGGTGAAATTATTGGGGTTTTGGATTTCTGGGTGCGCCTGTATCATCCTGCAGAGCCTGTAGACACTTTGGTCGAGAGAGGAGCTGACAGGCGAACGGACACACACAGGGGTCCTGTGCAGGTCTCTCTTGGCTGGCAAGATACTGGACATGAG GAGTTACATGACTATGGTGGCGGCATCCCCAATGAGTTGGTGGTTATGTTGGAACGTTGCGTGGGCCTTAACGCTCGCTGGCCTGGAATTCTTCCCGACGCCTACCTGACATACAGGCTCTACGACCTGCCGCCTCACGTCTCTCAAACAGCCCAGTGCACCGCTGACCCGGTGTTCAATGACACCACCAGCTACCCACTGGCAGTGACAGCTGATGTGTTGCACTACCTGAG GTCCAGCAGCTTGTGGGTATATGTGTATGATGACAGCGATGACCAGATACCACCAGCTTACCTTGCCAAGACCCCCATCCCACTGCGAGCGCTGGCCACAGGCAGGGAGATCAGAG GCGACTATGTTCTGAGGGATCCAGCTGGTGGACCTAGGGGCATGGTCAGGGTCATGTTAAAATGGAAGTACCCCTTCCAGCCATCGGTCGACAGCGTGCTGGAAAGACAGGACAGAGCAATGGAAAGCAccgagaaggaggagaggaggagagaggaggccgGAGCAACGCAGAGACCCACTGCAAAGCCGAGAATGAAg ATGCAACCGCTTGAGTCAAGAGAAACCAAAACAGTGCAGAAGGAGACTAAAGCTTGG CCTCAGCCGCCACCTGTCAAACAGAAAAGCTTACAGAACCTACGACCCGAGCGACCCACCTCTGTGGCCACTCGCCAGTCCTCAGACAGGAAGAGATCCCCCAAGAGGTCGCCTGACCTGTACCAGCACACACCCCATCTGACGCCTGAGCCAAGACTGACCACACCCTCTCATTTGCCAACGAGGAA ATCTTCAGAGAGAACGACTTCCAGACAATCTTTCGCCACACTGTCAAGGAAAAGCTCCGCCAGTGATGCCAGGATCCAG GACATTCCCTCTGTGGATCAGGTGTCAatggatgaagaggaggaggaagacgagaaGA TTGCTGCAGCAGACAGCGAAGCCCCGGAGTCTTCAGAGTCAAGCTCCTCACAAAGCGACATTATCATCATCCCTCCAAAACGAAAAATGAGAAAG GGAAACAAGCTGAGAGTGGAGATTCTGTCCCTGACGTTTGAACCGTCCTCTGACGTGGCATCGGACAAGTCAGTGCAGTGTGTGTACGTGGAGTATCGGCTGCTGGGTGTCCCGATGGAGACGACAGAAACACCCATGTCCCTCCGCAAACCCATAGAGGGGGAGGAGATTCACTACAACTTCACACGAG TGATTTATGTGGATGGTTCCCACTCAGCTCCGCTCAGACAGTATCTTTACACCATGTTGGAAGGCAGTGACCCCAACCAGGGCAG GCTGAAGTTCACAGTCGTCAGCGAGCCGATGGACGATGACGAGGAGTGCGTGGACGTTGGACATGCTTTTCTGGACCTACAGGAACTGCTCCTCACAGGAAATGATGTCATCGATCAACAAATTGACA TCGTGAGTGTGGATGAAGACAAGGAGGTGATTGGACACCTGAAAGTGTCTCTGGAAGCAGCGAAAGCTCTGACTGGGATTTACCAGGAGTTTCACCAGAAAAGTGAGACCAAGAAGGAAGACAAGacaagtgaagaagaagaagaggagaaagaagatgagctagaagaagagaagaaaaaagatccAATACAAATGATAGATTATGATGATGGTGACAGCGACTTCTACTGA
- the rpgrip1 gene encoding protein fantom isoform X1, which translates to MMSPAVDETAGDLPVRDVGLMRGGLMPTVPDTVRDVKPWKKHHFMKTKADPQRLFRFPREHLEDLCLRLQEENSVLRQHTRTQEQRLRRMSTRLMRLRQARPGSSGVKDRDMEDTIQELEARVAMLESQKGALQNKLSLAKQHIMDLGGRTPYKFSKGKSMEVEGGVRRAAQTAPPRYGPTFEDTRAEMERFRSSVTEQVRVTELELTAQALRDTLRDKEKEIEGTVREIRKQHADRLRINIRENVDLIRLQKQLSEKSTALRVTQERFNNLQEVYENQLEESQRSLKESQEALLEKVGELTEQLKQERQRALTLEGQLNTSTLSLQTLDKLQERISDLEGERDLIKENYDTLLERTLSVQSNHDAPVVRHREVDQRREKHGENISRTDIPRLEERLLAEREERGRLELEKEKLRRERETFEEQREQEREFSGMTREQQEHLEREVFQYKEQVSYLQDRLDSVTKEFDMSVEDLSDTLLQIKAFRMQQESRAELLFLQADGKVEDSPRELVNIQASHAEAVLELQKTRNLLLLEHRISTDLQGELTTLNQKMEREREEVRRRMAEKDKLLSKRALQINTLQAQLKELAYSPRNYKRTIPIQYTWPSVDHEVVEPTEDDLTFSQLRAGESLLEIHLKAATFTPAGLRTMGSLRPGAGRGGDIVTFCTYTLLDFEVHSTPLASGGQPNYSFTSRYALTARDLGRLGGQGSRVRVELHQAVGGVQFVTHGSGQMSLMAAMERRAERMGGRVNITGSEGEIIGVLDFWVRLYHPAEPVDTLVERGADRRTDTHRGPVQVSLGWQDTGHEELHDYGGGIPNELVVMLERCVGLNARWPGILPDAYLTYRLYDLPPHVSQTAQCTADPVFNDTTSYPLAVTADVLHYLRSSSLWVYVYDDSDDQIPPAYLAKTPIPLRALATGREIRGDYVLRDPAGGPRGMVRVMLKWKYPFQPSVDSVLERQDRAMESTEKEERRREEAGATQRPTAKPRMKMQPLESRETKTVQKETKAWPQPPPVKQKSLQNLRPERPTSVATRQSSDRKRSPKRSPDLYQHTPHLTPEPRLTTPSHLPTRKSSERTTSRQSFATLSRKSSASDARIQDIPSVDQVSMDEEEEEDEKSESVAAADSEAPESSESSSSQSDIIIIPPKRKMRKGNKLRVEILSLTFEPSSDVASDKSVQCVYVEYRLLGVPMETTETPMSLRKPIEGEEIHYNFTRVIYVDGSHSAPLRQYLYTMLEGSDPNQGRLKFTVVSEPMDDDEECVDVGHAFLDLQELLLTGNDVIDQQIDIVSVDEDKEVIGHLKVSLEAAKALTGIYQEFHQKSETKKEDKTSEEEEEEKEDELEEEKKKDPIQMIDYDDGDSDFY; encoded by the exons ATGATGTCGCCGGCGGTGGATGAGACAGCTGGGGATCTCCCAGTCAGAGACGTGGGGCTGATGAGAGGGGGACTGATGCCGACTGTCCCAG ATACAGTACGGGATGTGAAGCCATGGAAGAAACATCATTTCATGAAGACAAAAG CGGATCCTCAGCGCCTGTTTCGCTTTCCCAGAGAGCACCTGGAGGACCTGTGCCTCCGACTGCAAGAGGAAAACAGTGTGCTGAGACAACACACCCGTACACAGGAGCAGAGGCTACGCAG GATGTCCACCAGACTGATGCGTCTCCGTCAGGCCCGTCCTGGGTCCAGCGGTGTGAAGGACAGGGACATGGAGGACACCATACAGGAGCTGGAAGCCCGTGTGGCCATGCTGGAGAGTCAGAAAGGGGCACTGCAGAACAAACTCAGCCTGGCCAAGCAGCACATTATGGACCTCGGGGGGCGGACGCCATACAAGTTCAGTAAAG GTAAGAGTATGGAGGTGGAGGGCGGAGTCAGAAGGGCAGCCCAGACTGCCCCACCACGCTACGGCCCTACGTTTGAAGACACCAGGGCGGAGATGGAGAGATT CAGGTCCAGTGTGACGGAGCAGGTGAGGGTTACGGAGCTGGAGCTGACCGCCCAGGCGCTCAGAGACACgctgagagacaaagagaaagagattgaGGGAACAGTGAGAGAGATCAGGAAGCAACACGCGGACCGACTCAG GATAAATATCAGAGAGAACGTTGATCTGATCCGTCTGCAGAAGCAGCTTTCAGAGAAGAGCACCGCCCTGAGAGTCACTCAAGAGAGATTCAACAACCTGCAAGAG GTATATGAGAATCAGCTGGAAGAG AGTCAGAGGTCGCTGAAGGAAAGCCAGGAAGCTCTGCTGGAGAAAGTGGGGGAGCTGACCGAGCAGCTGAagcaggagagacagagagcccTGACGCTGGAGGGACAACTTAACACCTCCACGCTGTCTCTACAGACCCTGGACAAG ctgcaggagaggATATCAGActtggagggagagagggatctGATTAAAGAAAACTATGACACTCTGCTGGAGAG aACTTTATCTGTGCAAAGCAACCATGATGCCCCAGTGGTAAGACACAGAGAAGTGgaccagaggagagagaaacatggTGAAAACATCAGCAGGACAGACATCCCGAGACTGGAGGAGAGGCTTCtagcagagagggaggagagagggaggctggagctggagaaggagaaactgagacgagagagggagacgtttgaggagcagagggagcaaGAGAGAG AGTTTTCTGGGATGACAAGAGAACAACAAGAGCATCTGGAACGGGAGGTTTTCCAGTACAAAGAGCAGGTTTCCTATCTGCAGGACAGACTGGACTCTGTCACCAAG GAGTTTGACATGAGCGTAGAGGATCTTAGTGACACTCTTCTGCAGATCAAG GCGTTTAGGATGCAGCAGGAGAGCAGGGCGGAACTGCTTTTCCTGCAGGCTGATGGGAAGGTGGAGGATTCACCACGCGAGCTGGTCAACATCCAAGCGTCGCATGCTGAGGCCGTGCTGGAGTTACAGAAAACCAGAAACCTTCTACTGCTGGAGCACCGCATCAGCACTGACCTGcag GGAGAGTTGACCACCCTCAACcagaagatggagagagagagggaagaggtcaggaggaggatggcagaaaaagacaaactttTATCAAAAAGAGCTCTTCAGATCAACACTTTACAAG CTCAGTTGAAAGAGTTAGCATACAGCCCAAGGAACTACAAGCGGACCATACCAATACAGTACACGTGGCCTTCTGTAGACCACGAGGTGGTAGAGCCCACTGAAGATGACTTGACATTCTCTCAGCTCAGGGCTGGGGAGTCACTGCTGGAGATCCACCTCAAG GCTGCCACCTTCACCCCAGCAGGGCTCCGCACCATGGGCAGCCTCCGTCCGGGGGCGGGCAGGGGTGGAGACATTGTGACCTTCTGCACCTACACCCTCTTGGACTTCGAGGTGCACTCCACTCCTCTGGCCTCGGGTGGCCAACCCAACTACAGCTTCACGTCCCGCTATGCACTAACAGCCCGAGATCTGGGCAGGCTGGGAGGTCAGGGGTCAAGGGTCAGAGTTGAGCTCCACCAGGCAGTTGGAGGGGTGCAGTTTGTGACACACGGAAGCGGGCAGATGTCCCTCATGGCTGCCATGGAAAGGAGAGCGGAGCGCATGGGTGGACGTGTGAATATCACCG GCTCCGAGGGTGAAATTATTGGGGTTTTGGATTTCTGGGTGCGCCTGTATCATCCTGCAGAGCCTGTAGACACTTTGGTCGAGAGAGGAGCTGACAGGCGAACGGACACACACAGGGGTCCTGTGCAGGTCTCTCTTGGCTGGCAAGATACTGGACATGAG GAGTTACATGACTATGGTGGCGGCATCCCCAATGAGTTGGTGGTTATGTTGGAACGTTGCGTGGGCCTTAACGCTCGCTGGCCTGGAATTCTTCCCGACGCCTACCTGACATACAGGCTCTACGACCTGCCGCCTCACGTCTCTCAAACAGCCCAGTGCACCGCTGACCCGGTGTTCAATGACACCACCAGCTACCCACTGGCAGTGACAGCTGATGTGTTGCACTACCTGAG GTCCAGCAGCTTGTGGGTATATGTGTATGATGACAGCGATGACCAGATACCACCAGCTTACCTTGCCAAGACCCCCATCCCACTGCGAGCGCTGGCCACAGGCAGGGAGATCAGAG GCGACTATGTTCTGAGGGATCCAGCTGGTGGACCTAGGGGCATGGTCAGGGTCATGTTAAAATGGAAGTACCCCTTCCAGCCATCGGTCGACAGCGTGCTGGAAAGACAGGACAGAGCAATGGAAAGCAccgagaaggaggagaggaggagagaggaggccgGAGCAACGCAGAGACCCACTGCAAAGCCGAGAATGAAg ATGCAACCGCTTGAGTCAAGAGAAACCAAAACAGTGCAGAAGGAGACTAAAGCTTGG CCTCAGCCGCCACCTGTCAAACAGAAAAGCTTACAGAACCTACGACCCGAGCGACCCACCTCTGTGGCCACTCGCCAGTCCTCAGACAGGAAGAGATCCCCCAAGAGGTCGCCTGACCTGTACCAGCACACACCCCATCTGACGCCTGAGCCAAGACTGACCACACCCTCTCATTTGCCAACGAGGAA ATCTTCAGAGAGAACGACTTCCAGACAATCTTTCGCCACACTGTCAAGGAAAAGCTCCGCCAGTGATGCCAGGATCCAG GACATTCCCTCTGTGGATCAGGTGTCAatggatgaagaggaggaggaagacgagaaGAGTGAGAGCG TTGCTGCAGCAGACAGCGAAGCCCCGGAGTCTTCAGAGTCAAGCTCCTCACAAAGCGACATTATCATCATCCCTCCAAAACGAAAAATGAGAAAG GGAAACAAGCTGAGAGTGGAGATTCTGTCCCTGACGTTTGAACCGTCCTCTGACGTGGCATCGGACAAGTCAGTGCAGTGTGTGTACGTGGAGTATCGGCTGCTGGGTGTCCCGATGGAGACGACAGAAACACCCATGTCCCTCCGCAAACCCATAGAGGGGGAGGAGATTCACTACAACTTCACACGAG TGATTTATGTGGATGGTTCCCACTCAGCTCCGCTCAGACAGTATCTTTACACCATGTTGGAAGGCAGTGACCCCAACCAGGGCAG GCTGAAGTTCACAGTCGTCAGCGAGCCGATGGACGATGACGAGGAGTGCGTGGACGTTGGACATGCTTTTCTGGACCTACAGGAACTGCTCCTCACAGGAAATGATGTCATCGATCAACAAATTGACA TCGTGAGTGTGGATGAAGACAAGGAGGTGATTGGACACCTGAAAGTGTCTCTGGAAGCAGCGAAAGCTCTGACTGGGATTTACCAGGAGTTTCACCAGAAAAGTGAGACCAAGAAGGAAGACAAGacaagtgaagaagaagaagaggagaaagaagatgagctagaagaagagaagaaaaaagatccAATACAAATGATAGATTATGATGATGGTGACAGCGACTTCTACTGA